The Gemmatimonadota bacterium DNA segment TCGATGATCGTCTCGGGCTTCTGCCGCGAGGTGTTCAAGGAGCTGCCGATGGAGTTTGCGTTGGAAGCACAGCAGCTCCTCGGAATTACGCTCGAGGGATCGGTCGGATAGCTCCTCGGTCGGGAAGACGAGAAGACGAGAAGACGGGAAGACGAGTTCAGTCGATTCCCCTTCACGTCTGTCTCGCGCTTCGCCCGACACACGAGAGCTCCGTCTCCCCCGCAGTTGATCTCACTCGTCTTCTCGTCTTCTCGTCTTCCCGTCTTCTAAAGACCAATGCTCGTCATCAAGAATCTCCACGCCAACGTCGGCGACAAGGAAATCCTGAAGGGAATCAGCCTCACCGTGAACGCCGGCGAAGTGCACGCCATCATGGGGCCTAACGGTTCCGGGAAGTCGACGCTCGCCCAGGTCCTCGCGGGCCACCCGGGCTATGAGGTCACCGGTGGCACCGTCGAGTACGATGGCGAAGATCTCCTCGCCATGGACCCCGAGGTGCGCGCCCATCATGGCGTCTTCCTCGCCTTCCAGTACCCGATCGAGATCCCCGGCGTCTCCAACGCCTACTTCCTGCGCACCGCATACAACGAAGTGCGCAAGGCGAACGGGAAGGAAGAAGTCGATCCCATGGACTTCCTCGACGTCATGACCGAGAAGCTCAAGCTCGTCGAGATGGACGAGGCGATGCTCCAGCGCTCGGTCAACTCCGGCTTCTCCGGCGGCGAAAAGAAGCGCAACGAGATCCTGCAGATGGCGGTGCTCGAGCCCAAGCTCGCGATCCTCGACGAGACCGACTCCGGGCTCGACATCGACGCGCTGCGCATCGTCGCCAACGGCGTCAACAAGCTCAAGCGCCCCGACTCGGCCACCATCGTCGTCACGCACTACCAGCGCCTGCTCGAGTACATCGTCCCGGACTTCGTCCACGTGCTGGCCGGCGGTCGCATCGTGAAGTCGGGCGGGAAGGAACTCGCGCTCGAGCTCGAGGCCAAGGGCTATGACTGGCTGCTCGACGAGCCGGCGGCGGTGGGAGGCTGACGTGAGCACGGCAACGTATCGCGATCAGTTCAACACGCTCACCCCTGAAGGGCCGGCGTGGCTCGCCCCGCTTCGTGCGCGGGCGATGGAGCGTCTCGAGGCCAACGGCTTCCCGACGACCCGGAACGAGGACTGGCACTTCACCAACCCGGCGCCGATCACCGAGGGGGCGTTCGAGCCCATGCGGCCGGCGTCAGGCACGGTGACGCAGGCCGACCTCGTCCCCTTTCTCGTGGGACACGCCGAGTGGCCCACGGTGGTCTTCGTCAACGGACGCTACGCGCCGACGCTCTCGCGCGTCGACGCCCTCCCCGCCGGCGTGCGCGTACTCTCGCTCGCCTCGGCGCTGCATGAGGAGCCGACGCTGCTCGAGCAGCACCTGGGGAAGCTGGCCTCCGTGGACGAGCAGGCCTTCGCCTTCACCGCGCTCAACACGGCGATGATGCGCGACGGCGCGGTGTTGCACGTGGCGAAGGACACCACGGTCGAGACGCCGATCCACCTCCTCTTCGTCTCCGATGCTGTCGCCAATGGGGGCGTGTCGCATCCACGAAACCTCGTGGTCATGGAGCGCCACTCGCGCGCCACGATCATCGAGCAGTACGTCTCGCTGGGCGACGCGCGCTACCTGACCAACGCTGTCACCGAGTGCGTGCTCGCCGACGGCGCCACGCTGCACCACTACAAGCTCCAGCGCGAAGGGCAGCAGGCCTTCCACGTGGGGCACATCGAGGCACGACAGGGGCGCGACTCGCACTATGTGTCGTTCGCCTTCTCCATCGGCGCGGCGCTGTCGCGCAACAACATCTACACGATGCTGGCCGGCGAAGGGTGCGGCGCCACGCTCAACGGGCTGTACATGCTCGACGGCGACCAGGTGTGCGACAACCAGACGCGCATCGAGCACGCGGAGCCCAACTGCTACTCGCGCGAGATGTACAAGGGGATCCTCGACGGGACCTCGCACGGCGTCTTCAACGGCAAGGTGTACGTGCGCCCCGTTGCCCAGAAGACCGACGGCAAGCAGACGAACAAGACGTTGCTCCTGTCGGACAAGGCGCGCATCGACACCAAGCCGCAGCTCGAGATCTTTGCCGACGACGTGAAGTGCACGCACGGCGCAACCGTGGGCAAGCTCGACCAGATCGCGACGTTCTACATGAAGTCGCGCGGCGTGAATGCCGACACCACGCGGCGACTGCTGACCTACGCCTTCGCCGCCGAAGTGCTGGAGACGATCGAGTTGGAGCCGTTGAAGGAAGATCTCGAGAAGTTGACCCTCCAGCGCTACCTCTGATCATCACGCCTCCGTGTCCGCTGCCGTCTCCACCGCAGCGGACACGGAGGGGGGCGGAGGCGCGGAGGTCGGTACACGAAGACGAGAGGGTTCATGACGAGCGTGATGCGCGATAACCTGGTTCCTCCCCCCTCGGCGCCAACGGCGCTCGATGTCGCGACGATCCGCGCCGACTTCCCGATCCTCTCGATGGAAGTGCGCGGCAAGCCGCTCGTCTATCTCGACAACGCGGCCACCTCGCAAAAGCCGCGCGCCGTCATCGACGCGCTCACGCAGTACTACGAACGCGAGAACGGGAACATCCATCGCGGGGTGCACTACCTCAGCGAGAAGGCGACCGAACTGTACGACCTCACGCGCGAGGCGGCGCGGCGGTTCTTCAATGCCCGGCACGCCCACGAGATGATCTTCACCCGCGGCGCCACCGAGGGGATCAACCTCGTGGCGTCATCGTTCGGGCAGGCCTTCATCAAGGCCGGGGACGAGATCATCGTCTCTACCATGGAGCACCACTCCAACATCGTCCCGTGGCAGCTGCTGTGCGAACGCACGGGGGCGGTGCTCAAGGTCATCCCGGTGACCGATGCCGGGGAGCTGGACATGGACGGCTATCGCGCGCTGCTCACCGAGCGCACGAAGCTGGTCAGCATCGTGCACATCTCCAACGCGTTAGGCACCATCAACCCGGTCGCCGACATCGTGCGGCTGGCGCATGAGGCCGGGGCCGCGGTGCTGATCGACGGGGCGCAGTCGGCTCCACACGCGCGGGTCGACCTGCAGGCCATCGACTGCGACTTCTTCGTCTGCTCCGGCCACAAGATGCTCGGCCCCACCGGGGCGTCGATCCTGTACGGCAAGGAAGCGTGGCTCGATCGCATGCCCCCGTGGATGGGGGGCGGTGACATGATCGAGCACGTCTCCTTCGAGCGGACGACGTGGGCGCGGCTCCCGTCCAAGTTCGAGGCCGGCACGCCGTCGATCGGCGACGTGGTCGCCTATCGGCACGCGTTCGAGTACCTGGAGCGGGTGGGGTTGGAGAACATCGCGGCGCACGAGCACGACCTGCTGGCCTACGCCGTCGAGCAGGTGCGCGACATTCCCGGGCTTCGGCTGGTGGGGACCGCGCAGGAGAAGGCGGGCGTGCTCAGCTTCGTCATGGATTGCGCCCATCCCCACGACATCGGGACGATTCTCGACGGCTTCGGGGTCGCCATTCGGGCCGGACACCATTGCGCACAGCCGCTGATGCGGCGATATGGTCTACCGTCCACGGCACGCGCGTCGTTCTACCTCTACAACACCCGCGAGGAGGTCGATACGCTCGTGCAAGCCATCCACCACGTGCGGCACGTCTTCGCCTGACGATGGATCTCGGCAATCTCTACCAGGACGTCATCCTGGAGCACAACCGCAACCCGCGGAACTGGGGGGAGCTCCCGCCCCCCAACGACC contains these protein-coding regions:
- the sufC gene encoding Fe-S cluster assembly ATPase SufC → MLVIKNLHANVGDKEILKGISLTVNAGEVHAIMGPNGSGKSTLAQVLAGHPGYEVTGGTVEYDGEDLLAMDPEVRAHHGVFLAFQYPIEIPGVSNAYFLRTAYNEVRKANGKEEVDPMDFLDVMTEKLKLVEMDEAMLQRSVNSGFSGGEKKRNEILQMAVLEPKLAILDETDSGLDIDALRIVANGVNKLKRPDSATIVVTHYQRLLEYIVPDFVHVLAGGRIVKSGGKELALELEAKGYDWLLDEPAAVGG
- the sufD gene encoding Fe-S cluster assembly protein SufD — its product is MSTATYRDQFNTLTPEGPAWLAPLRARAMERLEANGFPTTRNEDWHFTNPAPITEGAFEPMRPASGTVTQADLVPFLVGHAEWPTVVFVNGRYAPTLSRVDALPAGVRVLSLASALHEEPTLLEQHLGKLASVDEQAFAFTALNTAMMRDGAVLHVAKDTTVETPIHLLFVSDAVANGGVSHPRNLVVMERHSRATIIEQYVSLGDARYLTNAVTECVLADGATLHHYKLQREGQQAFHVGHIEARQGRDSHYVSFAFSIGAALSRNNIYTMLAGEGCGATLNGLYMLDGDQVCDNQTRIEHAEPNCYSREMYKGILDGTSHGVFNGKVYVRPVAQKTDGKQTNKTLLLSDKARIDTKPQLEIFADDVKCTHGATVGKLDQIATFYMKSRGVNADTTRRLLTYAFAAEVLETIELEPLKEDLEKLTLQRYL
- a CDS encoding cysteine desulfurase; the encoded protein is MRDNLVPPPSAPTALDVATIRADFPILSMEVRGKPLVYLDNAATSQKPRAVIDALTQYYERENGNIHRGVHYLSEKATELYDLTREAARRFFNARHAHEMIFTRGATEGINLVASSFGQAFIKAGDEIIVSTMEHHSNIVPWQLLCERTGAVLKVIPVTDAGELDMDGYRALLTERTKLVSIVHISNALGTINPVADIVRLAHEAGAAVLIDGAQSAPHARVDLQAIDCDFFVCSGHKMLGPTGASILYGKEAWLDRMPPWMGGGDMIEHVSFERTTWARLPSKFEAGTPSIGDVVAYRHAFEYLERVGLENIAAHEHDLLAYAVEQVRDIPGLRLVGTAQEKAGVLSFVMDCAHPHDIGTILDGFGVAIRAGHHCAQPLMRRYGLPSTARASFYLYNTREEVDTLVQAIHHVRHVFA